One Natrinema longum genomic window, GTTTCCCGTCTCGGAAGTCGCTAGCGTCCTCTCGCCGCCCGCTCCGCGGATCGACGGACCGGTTCCGGTCCAGCCAGACGCGAGTGCGATCGAAACCGCACTCGAGCGGGTCGACGAACTGGTGGCACCGATCCCCGACCCGCTCACGGCGGAGGCGGTCCCGAACGGCGTCGTCCGCGAATCGATCACCGACGCGCGCGACGAGGCCGGCGAGAGCCGGGCCGAGGCGGCCGACGCGACGGGGCCAGCGCTGTATCACGCGCTTCGTGATCTCCGAGGGGGCCGTGCCAGCGCTCGGCAGGCGATGACGACGTGGGCGGCCATCGACGACGAGACGCTCACCGCCGATCTCGAGGACGAATACAGCGACCTCCAGCCGCGGGTCCGCGATCAGCACACGTCGCTCGCGTACCGCGGAAACGCCACCGACGACGAACTGCTCCGCTCGGCCCTCTACTACTCCCGGCTCGAGGCTGCCCTCAACCGGGCGGTCGAGTCCCTCCGGCGATGGGGGCTCGACGGGAGCGCAACCGTCATCGACACGGGCGAGGCCGCCGCCGACCTGGAGTCCGCGGCGGCGACGGCGAGCGGCTGGGAGCACTTGGCCGATCGGTACGAGGCGACGCTCGAGGAGCCGGTCGATCTCGAGTCGATCCTGCGCGGCGCGCTCGAGCGGTGCGTCGACCACGCCGACGGCGTCGCCTTTCCCGCACAGGACGACGACTGGTTCGACGAGATCGGCGTCGGCGACATCGACGAGACGTACCTCGAGCACATCCTCTGGCGGACCGGTGGTGCCGTCACGGACGAGCGGGAGAGAATGGAGACTGCAGTGAGCGACGGGGACCTCGGAACGGGCCTCTATCACGCTGTTCGGTTCGAACAAGCGTTCCGGGCGTTCGAGGTCGTTCGCGACCGAATCGCGGACGGTTCGGTCTCGCTCCCCGAAACGCTCGCCGACGTCCGCGACGAACGGGAGACCGCGATCGGCGCGGCCGAGACGGCACGAGACGAACTCACCGACCCATCGCCCGGGGCGTTGGCACTCGCGGAGACGGGGCAGCGACTCGAGTGGACCGACCAGTCCGTGCGACGAGTGGCCGATACCGACTCCGACGCCGTCACCTCGCTGAACAGCGAGTACGGTGACTACGTGCGCGTTCGGGCATCGCTCGAGGTGCTTCCGGAGGCGGTCGATGCGTTTCGGTCGCGCGTGCTCGAGGGATAGCACGAACGTCGTCACGACGGACGGAGCCGTTGCCCGATCCAGACCCCTTTACTATCCCCGGTGCGAAGGCTCGCCTAACAACCACATGGTACTGACAAAGCGAGTCATCCCGTGTATCGACGTGGATCTCGACGAGGACGGGAACCCGGCGGTCTACACCGGCGTCAACTTCGAGGACCTGAAATACACCGGCGATCCCGTCGAGATGGCCCGCGCGTACAATCGTGCGGGCGCAGACGAGTTCGTCTTCCTCGACATCACCGCCTCCGCGGAGGGCCGCGAGACGATGCTCGATGTCGTTGAGCGCGTCGCCGACGAGGTCTTTATCCCGCTCACAGTGGGCGGCGGCATCCGCACCACCGAGGACATCAAGGAGACCCTGCGGGCCGGCGCGGACAAGGTCTCGATCACCACCGGGGCGCTCGAGCGGCCCGAACTGATCAACGAGGGTGCTACGGCCTTCGGCAACCAGTGTATCGTCATCAGCGTCGACGCCCGGCGGCGCTTCGACGAGGGGGGCGAGCACTACGTCGAGATCGACGGCGAGTCCTGCTGGTTCGAGTGTACGAAGAAGGGCGGCCGCGAGGGGACCGGCATCGACGTCCTCGAGTGGGCCGCGGAGGCCGAGTCCCGCGGGGCGGGCGAACTGTTCGTCAACTCGATCGACAAGGACGGTACGAAAGACGGCTACGACCTGCCGTTGACGAAGGCGGTCTGTGACACCGTCGACACCCCGGTCATCGCCTCCTCGGGCTGTGGCGGCCCCGAAGACATGTACGACGTCTTCACCGAGGCGGGTGCCGACGCCGGCCTCGCGGCCTCGATCTTCCACTTCGACGAGTACTCCATCGAGGATACCAAAGCGTACCTGGACGAGCGGGGAGTTCCGGTACGATTGTAGTCCGACTCGGTTGCATCGGATCGGTCCCGACAACTGTCGCTCCGTCACAGGAACGGCCCGTGTTCAGGGCTCTACTGGAGTTACACGCTCAGGTTCTCGTTCCGACGTGTCTGGTTGACGCTCTCGGGTTGGGTCTGCCCTGAGCACGGCGAGACCGGCGGCGGACTGAACTCGGCCGACGCTCTCGAGTGAGTCCTCCACGCTTGACTGGTGGGTGGGCGCAACGGCGATTCGCTCTTCGTCAGCGACGAGGTGCCACGTCCAGCCGGGATCGGACATCCCGATTTCGAAGACGGATCCAGAGCCGACTGCGATCGCTAGGCTCTCACCGAACAGTTCGGCACCAGCCCTCGCGTCCGCCTCGGAGGGGAACGGCCCAGTCGCCTGGGCCACGGTGTCGTCGGTATCGTTCACCATCCACGTCCACCCGTCGGCGGTTTCGGCGACGATGACCTGGAAGCCACCGATCGACAGCACGGATCCGACTGCGGCCGGATCTGCCGTGTCCACGTGTCGTCCCTCGTGGCTGGTCTTCTCCCACGCCAGGTGGCCGAACCCGAGTTGGACGAACGCGCGAACGTCTGCGCCCCACTGAAGCACCCAGTACAGGGGTACGCTAACGAAGGTAATCGTCGCCCGTACGATGCGGATCAATCCCCGGTTATCGGTGACCTGCCAGTAACCGACCGTGTGCATCACCATCTGCTGAATGGCCATCGAGAGACCGATCAGCAAGACGACAGCGACGACCGGTGCCGCGAGGAATCCGACCAACCTCGCGTAGATCAACACGAGCAAGATTCCGACGACGTTGATCGGTCCGAGATGTGGCATCGCAGACTGGGTGTAGATGTGGACCTTTCGGCGGATCCCTGCCGGCGGGTAACGGAGTCGCTGGGAGAGGGTGAACAGCTTCCCTTTCTGCCACCGGGTCCGCTGCCGTACCCATCCGTTGAGTCCGATGGGAGACTCCTCACGAGTAACCGCGGTAACCATCGCCATACTGTAGCCGGTCTCCCAGAGCAAGAGCCCGAGCTCGAAGTCCTCAGTTACGTTTCGAGGATCCCACGGCACGACGCCGGCAGATCCCGTTTCGGCCAGCGTCTCGCGTTCGGCGTCGTTCCAGGGGGAACCGAACCGCTCGAGCCGTTTCGCTGCGGCTGCCTCGAGGACTGCACGCGTCGCGAAATTGGTCGTTCCGCCGAGGGGCACCGGATAGCCGACGCGGAAGTAACTCGGGATGATCATCCCGTACCAGAAGCCGTACTCACCCCTAAACAGGGTGTTCAACAGGCCATCGTCCTCGTTTTCCATGTCGAGTCGTCCCTGAACGTAGTCGTGGTCGCCGTCGACGAGCGCGCAAACGACCTGCCGGAACAGTTCCGGCGCAACGACGTCCTCGGCATCGATGACGCCGACGATATCGCCGGTCGTCCGTTCGAAGGCGTAGTTGAGTGCTCGTGGCTTGTTCGGAGTCCCGGGATACGACGGCGGGACGACGATCTCTCGAAAGTCGTAGCGGCGCTTGAGCTGAGAGAGCGTACCGCGAGTGGTCTGATCCGAGGCTTCGACGACGACGTGAACACGTAGCTTCTCGGTGGGGTACTCGGCCGCTCGCAGCGCACGAATGGAGTAGCCGATCGTCTCGCTCTCGTCGTACGCCGGGAGTAGCACGTCTATCACCGGCAGTTCCCCGTCAGCGACTGCGGTGCCTTCGTCGTAGACCCGCGGGTCTTTCGCCCGTCCAATGAGCGTATAAAACGCCTTCCGGTAGACGGGTGCGAACGTATAACCGTTGACGTAGAGCCAAACGAGTCCGAACACGATCGCAACGGCCGACAGGAACCCAATCGGAGTACTCATTCGTTCTGGACCCCGCTGACGGTCACTTCGGTTCCGGCGACGGGGAGCGTGACGGAGAGTTCAGTGACCGCGTCTCGTGCCGCCGCTCGCTCGTCGAACGGGACGGTACTTTCGGCGAGGGGGTGGCCGACGCTATCGTAGAGGATCCACGTCCACCCACCGTCTCCCTCGTGGAGTTCGTAGTAGGGCTGCCGTGATGGGCTCTGATTGGGGGTCGCAACTGTCGGAGTGGTCACAAAGGGAACGACTGTCAGTCCCGCTGCCAGGAACGTCACTCCGCCGGTGTAGGTCAGCAGAACCGAACTCGGCCCCGCGAACGTCCACTGACTCGGATACAACTGCAGGAACCACCCGATCGCCGCGCCACAGAGGAGCACGCCGACGCCACCGATCACGGTAGCCGCCGGCTGGAGTGGAAGACGGAACGTCATCCCGAGCATCGCCAGCGGCAGTGCGCTCGCGGCAAGTGCGATACCAGCCTGCCTGTATTGCCAGTACGCCGGATCCCCACGGGGAAAGCTCGATGCCCAGAAGAACGACGCGATTCCGACGAGTGCGAGTACAGTACCCATGGTAATCAGCCAGTAGCCGACTGCTTCGGATGTGTCCCCACTTGGATTTATTCTAGAATTGTAGACGCGAACGAAGATGTTGGAGCTTCTTTTCACTATATCTGTAAGTTCTCACGAGAATATAGCTCTTTCTGAGAATATATCGAATAGTGGACGAATCGACGACAACAGGTCCCGGTCAGTATCCGGCGGAAGAACGACGTGTGGCCGTTCCACGTCGTCGACCACGGCCGGTGCGACGACGCGGATCCGTTCGAGGACGGAGCGTGCAACCGAGCCCACGGTCTCGAAGCGGAAAAACCGCTCCGACCCGCGGTCAGTTCGGGACGAGGAACGGCATCGAAGTCGGACTCCTGCTCACGGTCGATCGTCTCGACTATCCAGTACGCTTATTGCCACGCGGTCGTCCACGTCTAGCAGTGAAGTGGCGGTGTACGTGGTGTGGCAAACCGCACGCCGAAAACGATCCTCCCTGCGATGAGTGCGGTCACAACGCCTTCGAGAAGGCGATCGTCCGAGCGGAGGACGAGAGCGAACGCGATAGCAACAGCGATCCCGACGGCGATGGCGAGCCGATCCCGTCCGGAACCGTCGAGACCGGGCCGGAGTACGTCTGGGCCTGTCCGAACTGCGGCCGCGAACACGTCCGGAACACCCCGCCGTGTTCCCGCTGTGGCAATCCCGACCTCGAGCGGGTCGAACGGACCTACGAGGGGCTCGAGCAGGATCTCGACACGCCGAGCTGGTTCGAGGTCGCAAAGCCCTATCTGCCGCTCTTCGCCGTCGTCGGCGTCGTCATCGCGCTGTTCGCGACGGGGATCGTTCCGCTTTCGGTGCTACCGGGGATCGGCCAGCCACCGCCGCCCGAAGCGCCGGGCGATGGAGCCGAGGCAGCAGGGTTCGATCTCGAGGCGATGGAAGGCGAGATTCACGACCGACTCGAGAGAGAACGGGAATCCTCGGCGGGACGATCCTACGACGAGGGGCTCGCGGACTACGCCGAGTACGAAAACCGACGGCTCGTCGCGGAAGCGTTCTCCGACAGGGATCCCGACGACGTGAGGGCCAGCGAGTTCGATCACGGATGCGGTAACGCACGGGTCTCCGGCGCGCCACTGATCCTCTCCGAGCGGCCGATCGGAGCGTACGACGACGAGTCGGCACTCGCCGACGACATCGCTCGGGCGCTTCTCTCCTCACAGTTCGGTGACGCCGTTCGGGCCGGGTTCGACGCCGAAGGGATCGACGTCCACGTCGCACCGAACGACGACATCTACGTCTTTTATACCGTCTGCTAACCGCTCTCGACGGCGGGGTCGAGGCGATAAAAAAACCGCGAGAATAGGTTCGCGCCAATACGAGACCAGCGAGAGCGCTGCGATCGACTGTCGGAGGGATCAGGCGGCCGCTTCGAACGCGTCCCGGAACGACGTCGCCTTCTCGCGGACGGTCACGGCCGCCTCCTCGAGGCACTCGAGGGGATCCGCGCCGCCTTCGGTCTTGATCGTCAGGATCGGCTCGGTCTGGCCCCCCGACTGCTCAGGGTTGACGTCGTAGGTCGCTGCGCTCACGTCGTCGTGCTCGAGCAGCGCGCCCTTGAGCACGTTCATGAAGGTGTGATCCTCGCCGGCGATCTCGATCGAGAGTTCGTTGTCGGTGCTCTCGGTGACCCGCAGTTCCATGTCATCCAGTCCGGTCGTCGGCTGCTTGTACCTTTCGAAGCCGCCGCTGGACGGCCGTTCCCTGAAGGCAAATCACTATACGCCCCCGTTCGAACGACGGGACATGCTCTCGCTTGCGGCCACGCTGTCGGTCCTCGTCGCCGCGGCGCTAGTGGGATCGATCGCGATCGTCAGGCGGGTCCATCGGCCGGAGCGACGCTGGCGCGACGTGCTCCGATCCCGACTCGTCTACGGAATCCCGTGGGGAACGCTCGTGGTGATCGCGTTCGTCGTCGCCGTCTATCTCTTCGTCCAGGATGGCCTTACGAACGTCGGCGATCCGGTGACGATACCCTACCGCACCTGGTCGTACTTCTACCCGCTGGGAATGGCGACGGCGTCGTTTTCTCACGCCGGCCCCGGCCATCTCGTCGGTAATCTCGCCGGGACGGTCGTCGTCGCGCCGCTGGCGGAGTACGCCTGGGGTCACTATCCGGACGAGCGCGACCCACAGCGGCCCGACTCGTGGCGAGCCGATCCGCGGGTTCGGGCGTTCGTCCTCTTCCCGCTGGCCGTCGTCGCCATCGGGCTGGTGACGAGTCTGTTCGCGCTCGGCCCCGTGATCGGCTTCTCGGGCGTCGTCTTCGCCTTCGCCGGGTTCGCCATCGTCCACTATCCGATCGTGACGATCGTCGCCACGCTAGGCGTCCAGAGCGTCGTCCTGCGGCTCTTTTATGCGCTGCAGGACCCGATTCGAACCTACACCGCCCAGCCGAGCCCACCCTCGGCACCCTCCTGGGCCGGTATCGCCATCCAGGGCCACGCGCTGGGCCTCTTCCTGGGTTTCGTCCTCGGAATCGCGCTCCTGAAGCGGCGGGGGACCCGCCCGAACCCGTTCCGACTCTGGCTCGCTGTGCTCCTCTTTGGGTTCTCCAAGGGATTGTGGGCGATCTACTGGTTCGGGGGCGAGAACTCGTACATCCTCTTTCAGGGCCCCGGCGTCGCCATCGTCTCGGTACTCGCGCTCGTCGTTACCCTCTCGATGACCGCCTCGGAGACTCCCCTCCTCCCCCGACGGATCGAGGGCCTGCTCGCGGGGTCGACGGCACCACCGCCGGGGCCGACTGACGACGGGGCGTCCTCGGTCGTCCGACCGCTCGAGCTCGCAGGCAGCGGTCGCGACGACGGCCCCACCACGGCTCGGCTCGACCGCGTTCGAGAGATCGTCGGTGGCGGCCGACGGCGCGCCCGCGAGTCGAACTGGCTGTCGGCCCTGACCCCCAAGGGAGTCGCGTTCCTCGCCGTCGTCGGAATCCTCGCGCTTCTGGCCGGCATCGCCGTCCCGGCCAACTTCCTCGTCGTCGACGACGCGAGCGCGTCGTCGGACGCGGCCGTCCAGATCGAGGACTACACCGTCGAGTACGTCGAAGGCGTCCCGAACGGACTCGTCACCGGGATCGGCATCGACGCGGTCGAGAGCGACGAGGGCCTCGAGGCAAGCGGGGTGGTCGTCGCCAGCGAGCGACGCCAGATCTGGCTCGAGGCGATCAGTACCCAGCGACTCGCCTTTACCGGCGAGGAGACGGTCGCCGTCGGCGGCCCCGGCTGGCGAGAGACCGTCCACGTCGAACGGACCGGCTGGGAACCCGTCGGCAACGAGACCGTCTATCAGGTCTGG contains:
- the hisF gene encoding imidazole glycerol phosphate synthase subunit HisF; amino-acid sequence: MVLTKRVIPCIDVDLDEDGNPAVYTGVNFEDLKYTGDPVEMARAYNRAGADEFVFLDITASAEGRETMLDVVERVADEVFIPLTVGGGIRTTEDIKETLRAGADKVSITTGALERPELINEGATAFGNQCIVISVDARRRFDEGGEHYVEIDGESCWFECTKKGGREGTGIDVLEWAAEAESRGAGELFVNSIDKDGTKDGYDLPLTKAVCDTVDTPVIASSGCGGPEDMYDVFTEAGADAGLAASIFHFDEYSIEDTKAYLDERGVPVRL
- a CDS encoding glycosyltransferase, which translates into the protein MSTPIGFLSAVAIVFGLVWLYVNGYTFAPVYRKAFYTLIGRAKDPRVYDEGTAVADGELPVIDVLLPAYDESETIGYSIRALRAAEYPTEKLRVHVVVEASDQTTRGTLSQLKRRYDFREIVVPPSYPGTPNKPRALNYAFERTTGDIVGVIDAEDVVAPELFRQVVCALVDGDHDYVQGRLDMENEDDGLLNTLFRGEYGFWYGMIIPSYFRVGYPVPLGGTTNFATRAVLEAAAAKRLERFGSPWNDAERETLAETGSAGVVPWDPRNVTEDFELGLLLWETGYSMAMVTAVTREESPIGLNGWVRQRTRWQKGKLFTLSQRLRYPPAGIRRKVHIYTQSAMPHLGPINVVGILLVLIYARLVGFLAAPVVAVVLLIGLSMAIQQMVMHTVGYWQVTDNRGLIRIVRATITFVSVPLYWVLQWGADVRAFVQLGFGHLAWEKTSHEGRHVDTADPAAVGSVLSIGGFQVIVAETADGWTWMVNDTDDTVAQATGPFPSEADARAGAELFGESLAIAVGSGSVFEIGMSDPGWTWHLVADEERIAVAPTHQSSVEDSLESVGRVQSAAGLAVLRADPTRERQPDTSEREPERVTPVEP
- a CDS encoding DUF7139 domain-containing protein, which translates into the protein MKRSSNIFVRVYNSRINPSGDTSEAVGYWLITMGTVLALVGIASFFWASSFPRGDPAYWQYRQAGIALAASALPLAMLGMTFRLPLQPAATVIGGVGVLLCGAAIGWFLQLYPSQWTFAGPSSVLLTYTGGVTFLAAGLTVVPFVTTPTVATPNQSPSRQPYYELHEGDGGWTWILYDSVGHPLAESTVPFDERAAARDAVTELSVTLPVAGTEVTVSGVQNE
- a CDS encoding DNA-directed RNA polymerase subunit L — its product is MELRVTESTDNELSIEIAGEDHTFMNVLKGALLEHDDVSAATYDVNPEQSGGQTEPILTIKTEGGADPLECLEEAAVTVREKATSFRDAFEAAA
- a CDS encoding rhomboid family intramembrane serine protease, with product MLSLAATLSVLVAAALVGSIAIVRRVHRPERRWRDVLRSRLVYGIPWGTLVVIAFVVAVYLFVQDGLTNVGDPVTIPYRTWSYFYPLGMATASFSHAGPGHLVGNLAGTVVVAPLAEYAWGHYPDERDPQRPDSWRADPRVRAFVLFPLAVVAIGLVTSLFALGPVIGFSGVVFAFAGFAIVHYPIVTIVATLGVQSVVLRLFYALQDPIRTYTAQPSPPSAPSWAGIAIQGHALGLFLGFVLGIALLKRRGTRPNPFRLWLAVLLFGFSKGLWAIYWFGGENSYILFQGPGVAIVSVLALVVTLSMTASETPLLPRRIEGLLAGSTAPPPGPTDDGASSVVRPLELAGSGRDDGPTTARLDRVREIVGGGRRRARESNWLSALTPKGVAFLAVVGILALLAGIAVPANFLVVDDASASSDAAVQIEDYTVEYVEGVPNGLVTGIGIDAVESDEGLEASGVVVASERRQIWLEAISTQRLAFTGEETVAVGGPGWRETVHVERTGWEPVGNETVYQVWLWEDGDDRQLAYESNESRAEAEIAGRNVTIDSADDTFVLAVDSSETETVTTPLPNDNETASAGGLTFQRENETIYASAQGTRVAIASEETYDTVG